Proteins from one Fragaria vesca subsp. vesca linkage group LG6, FraVesHawaii_1.0, whole genome shotgun sequence genomic window:
- the LOC101312276 gene encoding putative F-box protein At1g33530-like — protein MSDYLPEPIIENILLRLPTKCLMKCATVCKSWMSLIESSTFIQTHLAQANHAHLLLHNAFSTAEGEIYSSKSYSLLRDDPVLGECKLFNPITYNNGTIVYKGRNVSAQTLFVIGTCNGLLCLAHESDSPILI, from the coding sequence ATGTCGGACTACTTGCCAGAACCCATAATAGAAAACATCCTGTTGAGGTTGCCCACCAAGTGTTTGATGAAATGCGCCACTGTTTGCAAGTCATGGATGTCTCTCATCGAGTCCTCCACCTTCATTCAGACCCACCTTGCCCAAGCCAACCACGCTCACCTCCTTCTACATAACGCCTTCTCCACCGCGGAGGGGGAGATCTACAGTAGCAAGTCCTACTCTCTGCTCCGGGACGACCCTGTTCTTGGTGAGTGCAAGCTTTTCAACCCTATTACATACAACAATGGGACTATTGTCTATAAAGGGAGAAATGTTTCAGCTCAGACTTTGTTTGTCATAGGGACTTGTAACGGCCTCCTATGCCTTGCTCATGAGAGTGATTCCCCTATTTTGATTTAG